The following proteins are co-located in the Pedobacter sp. FW305-3-2-15-E-R2A2 genome:
- a CDS encoding helix-hairpin-helix domain-containing protein, producing MENKTIARNLRLLSQLMELHNENPFKIKSVANAAFKVDKLPYAVLGKSLEEIAQIDGLGKSISSKVWELLETGTMTDLKDILAETPEGIVEMLGIKGIGPKKIGVIWKDLGIESIGELYYACNENRLIEAKGFGLKTQEEIKKIIEFRMAGQGKFLYAHAERSVNTLYSDLAVWLNAISGEPLLGIAGEYRRCMEIIEGVPFLIGADHIAEIQEKIASFETIAFEEQADGTYAATNISGLKVQLHLVQKEDFYLNWFKLTGNEQHVSEVLALAGNGPFEDEQAIYNAAGLAFVAPELREGLNEVELAKENKLPELITYEDLKGSLHNHSTWSDGVHTLEQMATYCKDNLKMEYFGICDHSKSAFYANGLNEQRLYAQHQEIDALNAKLAPFKIFKGIESDILNDGSLDYSDDILKTFDFVVASVHSNLRMDEEKATARLIKAIENPYTTILGHPTGRLLLSRKGYPIDFAKVIDACAANKVVIEINANPLRLDLDWRWHRYALEKGVLLSINPDAHRMEGFYDMHYGTLIGRKGGLTAAQCLNAMSLQDISEYFSNKK from the coding sequence ATGGAAAATAAGACCATTGCACGCAACTTGCGCCTGCTTTCTCAATTGATGGAATTGCACAATGAGAACCCTTTTAAGATCAAATCAGTAGCCAATGCTGCTTTCAAAGTAGATAAACTGCCCTATGCTGTTCTGGGTAAAAGCCTGGAAGAAATCGCACAGATCGACGGACTTGGAAAGAGCATCTCTTCCAAAGTCTGGGAGTTGCTGGAAACAGGAACAATGACCGATTTAAAAGATATCCTTGCGGAAACACCGGAAGGTATTGTAGAAATGCTGGGCATCAAAGGCATTGGTCCTAAAAAAATAGGGGTCATCTGGAAGGATCTTGGCATTGAAAGTATCGGGGAACTCTATTATGCCTGTAATGAAAATCGTCTTATTGAAGCCAAAGGTTTTGGTCTGAAAACCCAGGAAGAGATTAAAAAGATTATTGAATTCAGAATGGCCGGACAGGGAAAATTCCTGTATGCCCATGCGGAGCGTTCAGTAAACACCCTATATTCCGATTTGGCCGTTTGGCTAAATGCCATTAGCGGAGAGCCCCTGTTGGGAATCGCTGGTGAATACCGCCGTTGTATGGAAATCATAGAGGGCGTACCCTTCCTGATTGGTGCAGATCATATTGCCGAAATTCAGGAAAAAATCGCCTCATTTGAAACGATTGCTTTCGAAGAACAGGCGGATGGTACTTATGCTGCAACCAATATCTCCGGACTAAAAGTACAATTACACCTTGTTCAAAAAGAAGATTTTTACCTGAACTGGTTTAAGCTGACTGGGAATGAACAACATGTAAGTGAAGTTCTTGCCCTGGCAGGAAACGGACCTTTTGAAGATGAACAGGCAATTTATAACGCTGCAGGCCTCGCTTTCGTGGCTCCTGAGCTACGCGAAGGACTCAATGAGGTTGAACTGGCAAAGGAGAACAAACTTCCTGAGCTGATCACTTATGAAGACCTGAAAGGCAGTTTGCACAACCACTCTACCTGGAGCGACGGAGTGCATACTTTGGAACAAATGGCCACTTATTGCAAAGACAACCTGAAAATGGAATACTTTGGAATCTGTGACCACTCTAAATCGGCATTTTATGCCAATGGATTGAATGAACAGCGTTTATACGCCCAACACCAGGAAATTGATGCTTTAAATGCAAAGCTTGCGCCCTTCAAAATTTTCAAAGGAATTGAAAGTGACATCTTAAACGATGGTTCTCTGGACTATAGTGATGACATCCTGAAAACCTTTGACTTTGTCGTAGCCTCTGTACACAGCAATTTACGCATGGATGAGGAAAAGGCTACAGCGCGACTAATTAAAGCGATTGAGAACCCTTATACGACTATTCTGGGCCACCCTACCGGAAGATTGTTACTGAGCAGAAAAGGATATCCGATTGATTTTGCAAAAGTAATAGATGCCTGTGCGGCAAACAAGGTGGTGATAGAGATCAATGCAAACCCTTTACGGTTAGACCTGGACTGGCGCTGGCACCGTTATGCCTTAGAAAAAGGCGTGTTGCTTTCCATCAATCCGGATGCACACCGCATGGAAGGATTTTACGACATGCATTACGGTACCCTCATCGGAAGAAAAGGAGGCTTAACCGCGGCACAATGTCTCAATGCCATGTCCCTTCAAGATATCTCAGAATACTTCAGCAATAAAAAATAG
- a CDS encoding EamA family transporter, with protein sequence MTQKTDLKLIGALLVVAIVWGTTYLGIRVAVENIPPWFVAAMRQTIASLILLIILIRKKELVWKGWPYFRRQMILSTLMIVMANGMTTVAEQTIPSGLTSLLNALNPLVVFITCVLVGLQKPSWKGFLGVIIGFLGVAFIFREGISELLDPNYKTGIMFLCFAISGWTIGTVYVKKNNHKSDHIFLDLFYQFVFSAVAQFILAFLFSDNIALENWTGRSLMAVTYLAVFGSVFTFFCYHYALKRVTATEVSILTYFNTVIALFLGWLILDEVITIDILIATVLIILGVFITNYKRQKKQLP encoded by the coding sequence ATGACCCAAAAAACCGATTTAAAGCTTATTGGTGCTTTATTGGTCGTTGCCATTGTCTGGGGAACGACCTATCTTGGAATCAGGGTGGCAGTGGAGAACATTCCACCCTGGTTTGTAGCTGCCATGCGACAAACTATTGCCTCCCTCATTCTACTTATTATTCTGATTCGGAAAAAGGAACTCGTCTGGAAAGGCTGGCCATATTTCAGGAGGCAAATGATTTTGTCTACCTTGATGATTGTAATGGCGAATGGGATGACTACTGTGGCAGAGCAAACCATTCCCAGTGGACTAACGTCTTTGCTGAATGCTTTAAATCCGCTGGTGGTATTTATTACCTGTGTGTTGGTTGGTTTGCAGAAACCCTCCTGGAAAGGTTTTTTAGGCGTGATCATTGGTTTTCTCGGGGTCGCTTTTATTTTTAGAGAAGGCATCAGTGAATTGCTCGACCCAAATTATAAAACAGGAATCATGTTCCTGTGCTTCGCGATTAGCGGATGGACCATTGGTACCGTTTACGTGAAAAAGAACAACCATAAATCTGACCATATTTTCCTGGATCTGTTTTATCAGTTTGTCTTTTCTGCAGTAGCTCAATTTATTCTGGCCTTCCTGTTTTCCGATAATATTGCCCTGGAGAATTGGACTGGACGCAGCCTGATGGCGGTGACGTATCTCGCTGTTTTTGGTTCTGTGTTTACCTTTTTCTGCTACCATTATGCTTTAAAAAGGGTAACGGCGACAGAAGTTTCCATCTTAACCTATTTTAATACCGTGATCGCTTTGTTCCTGGGATGGCTGATTCTTGATGAAGTTATTACTATCGATATCCTGATTGCCACGGTGCTGATTATCCTCGGCGTATTTATTACAAATTATAAAAGACAAAAAAAACAGCTCCCGTAG
- the pyrF gene encoding orotidine-5'-phosphate decarboxylase: MNKKQLFEQIQLKKSFLCVGLDPVLENIPKHLLKYENPVLEFNKQIIDATKDLCVAYKPNTAFFESMGLKGWETLIKTWQYIPKDIFTIADAKRGDIGNTSAMYADAFFNEAKSDMSFDAITVAPYMGKDSVGPFLNHKDKWVILLALTSNAGHSDFQLHQTPEGKLYEEVIRISSQWAGSEQLMYVVGATRGAEFENIRRLAPEHFLLVPGVGAQGGSLADVCEYGLNKECGLLVNSARGIIYASNGEDFAERARAEALKLQQEMEQILASAKLI, from the coding sequence ATGAATAAAAAACAGCTATTTGAGCAGATCCAATTAAAAAAATCTTTTTTATGTGTTGGCTTAGATCCAGTATTGGAGAATATCCCTAAACACCTCTTAAAATATGAAAATCCGGTTTTAGAATTTAATAAGCAGATCATTGACGCGACTAAAGATCTATGTGTGGCTTATAAACCTAACACGGCTTTCTTTGAATCTATGGGATTGAAAGGATGGGAAACGCTGATCAAAACCTGGCAATATATTCCTAAAGATATCTTTACCATTGCGGATGCGAAAAGAGGAGATATCGGAAATACTTCAGCCATGTATGCCGATGCTTTTTTCAATGAAGCGAAATCTGATATGAGTTTTGATGCGATTACGGTTGCACCATATATGGGTAAAGATTCTGTGGGCCCCTTTCTGAATCATAAAGACAAATGGGTGATCCTGCTGGCACTGACCTCTAATGCAGGTCATAGTGATTTCCAGCTACACCAGACCCCTGAAGGAAAATTGTATGAAGAAGTGATCCGTATTTCTTCCCAATGGGCAGGTAGTGAGCAATTGATGTATGTAGTTGGCGCAACCCGGGGAGCAGAATTTGAAAACATCAGAAGACTGGCTCCTGAGCATTTCCTGTTAGTACCAGGTGTTGGTGCACAGGGTGGAAGCCTTGCCGATGTTTGTGAATATGGCCTGAATAAGGAATGCGGACTATTGGTGAATTCAGCAAGAGGAATCATCTACGCCAGTAATGGAGAAGATTTTGCCGAACGTGCCAGAGCGGAAGCACTGAAATTACAACAGGAGATGGAGCAGATTTTAGCATCTGCGAAATTGATATGA
- the rho gene encoding transcription termination factor Rho, which yields MFNKTELNEKLTAELREIAKTQGILNADELRKAELVEIIAQITEQQQTSESIEGEAPAKVAKTKAVKENSAEKTTRKRIRITPKEEEESKNNNFNRASLFDDQPAQATPVKEEKKISAQAKVVADAPETATEVISEVKEEAVAAPAPEIKKHRPVRDENRAPKNPNNNNNNTGNNNGGNQKQNENSYSNLDFDNTITNEGVLEIMPDGYGFLRSADYNYLSSPDDIYVSQSQIKLFGLKTGDTVKGSIRPPKEGEKYFPLVRVETINGRLPADVRDRVPFDYLTPLFPTERLNLFTESNNYSTRIIDLFTPIGKGQRGLIVAQPKTGKTNLLKEVANAIAKNHPEVYLIILLIDERPEEVTDMARSVRAEVIASTFDEPAERHVKIANIVLEKAKRLVECGHDVVILLDSITRLARAYNTTAPASGKILSGGVDANALHKPKRFFGAARNIERGGSLTILATALTDTGSKMDEVIFEEFKGTGNMELQLDRKLSNKRIFPAIDITASSTRRDDLLHDRDTLQRVWILRNHLADMNAQEAMEFVQQQIRNTKTNEEFLISMNS from the coding sequence ATGTTTAATAAAACAGAATTAAATGAAAAACTCACCGCCGAATTGCGTGAGATTGCTAAGACTCAAGGTATCCTAAATGCTGATGAGTTGCGTAAAGCTGAACTGGTTGAAATTATCGCTCAAATCACCGAACAGCAACAGACTAGTGAATCCATTGAAGGCGAAGCGCCTGCAAAAGTGGCAAAAACAAAAGCTGTAAAGGAAAACTCCGCTGAAAAAACGACCAGAAAAAGGATTAGAATAACACCTAAAGAGGAAGAAGAAAGCAAAAACAACAACTTTAACAGGGCATCGTTATTTGACGATCAGCCTGCTCAGGCAACACCTGTTAAAGAAGAGAAAAAAATATCGGCTCAGGCTAAAGTTGTAGCAGACGCTCCGGAAACCGCCACAGAAGTCATTTCTGAAGTGAAAGAAGAAGCTGTTGCTGCTCCGGCACCAGAGATCAAAAAACACCGTCCCGTAAGAGACGAAAACAGGGCTCCTAAAAACCCGAATAACAATAACAACAACACCGGAAACAACAACGGTGGCAATCAAAAACAAAACGAGAACAGCTATTCCAACCTGGATTTCGACAATACCATCACCAATGAAGGGGTATTGGAGATCATGCCGGATGGATATGGCTTTTTAAGATCTGCTGATTACAATTACCTGTCTTCACCGGATGATATTTATGTATCTCAGTCACAAATCAAATTATTTGGTTTAAAAACTGGTGATACGGTAAAAGGAAGCATCCGCCCTCCGAAAGAAGGCGAAAAATATTTCCCATTGGTAAGGGTAGAAACCATCAATGGACGTTTACCTGCTGATGTAAGGGATCGTGTTCCTTTTGACTACCTGACTCCCTTGTTCCCTACAGAAAGGTTAAACCTTTTCACAGAAAGCAATAACTACTCGACCAGGATCATCGATTTATTTACCCCAATAGGTAAAGGACAACGTGGTCTGATCGTAGCACAGCCTAAAACCGGTAAAACCAATTTGTTAAAAGAAGTGGCCAATGCCATTGCTAAAAATCACCCTGAAGTTTACCTGATCATTCTATTGATTGATGAGCGTCCGGAAGAGGTAACAGATATGGCAAGAAGCGTAAGAGCAGAAGTGATTGCTTCTACTTTTGATGAGCCTGCAGAAAGACATGTAAAGATTGCCAACATTGTGCTTGAAAAAGCAAAACGTCTGGTAGAATGTGGTCATGATGTAGTGATCCTTCTGGATTCCATTACGAGATTAGCCAGAGCTTACAATACGACTGCTCCTGCTTCAGGAAAAATCTTATCAGGTGGTGTGGACGCGAATGCATTGCACAAGCCTAAACGTTTCTTCGGTGCCGCACGTAACATCGAAAGAGGTGGTTCCTTAACCATTCTTGCAACTGCATTAACAGATACAGGATCTAAAATGGACGAGGTGATCTTTGAAGAATTTAAAGGTACCGGTAACATGGAGCTTCAACTGGATCGTAAACTATCGAACAAACGTATCTTCCCTGCGATTGACATTACTGCTTCAAGCACACGTAGAGATGACTTACTGCACGACAGAGACACGTTACAACGTGTTTGGATCTTGCGTAACCATCTTGCAGATATGAACGCTCAGGAAGCTATGGAGTTTGTACAGCAACAAATCAGAAATACAAAGACCAATGAAGAGTTCTTAATTTCCATGAATAGCTAA
- a CDS encoding Hpt domain-containing protein has product MIDPIKNNEPLDLSYLRDMSGDSAEFIIEMLDLFKAQTPAYVADLGKAIADKDWARASSCAHKIKPTFAYVGRNDAKDHMQMMERNARELNNVEDLPKAFSEVCDFVEILYKQLDQSKAELEKRL; this is encoded by the coding sequence ATGATCGACCCAATTAAAAATAACGAGCCTCTGGATCTTTCGTACCTGAGGGATATGTCTGGAGATAGTGCCGAGTTTATTATAGAAATGTTGGACCTATTTAAGGCACAGACTCCGGCCTATGTGGCGGATTTAGGAAAGGCCATTGCAGATAAAGATTGGGCACGGGCGTCGAGCTGTGCACATAAAATAAAACCTACGTTTGCTTATGTAGGTCGTAATGATGCTAAAGATCACATGCAAATGATGGAGCGGAATGCAAGAGAACTGAACAACGTGGAAGATTTACCAAAGGCGTTTAGCGAGGTCTGTGATTTCGTAGAAATTCTGTATAAACAATTGGATCAGTCCAAGGCAGAACTGGAAAAACGGCTTTAA
- the folK gene encoding 2-amino-4-hydroxy-6-hydroxymethyldihydropteridine diphosphokinase, whose translation MQLDSKNVYLLLGSNLGDREILLTAAVEQIGSRVGEVFSRSSVYETAAWGKADQPSFLNMAVGVNTTLSALEVLQEVLRIEEELGRIRKEKWGSRLIDIDVILFADEIVDFGVQLQVPHPQMQYRRFVLEPLTEIAGQVIHPVLKKSVSEILGILDDNLTVTKI comes from the coding sequence ATGCAGTTGGATAGTAAAAATGTTTATTTGTTACTGGGAAGTAATTTAGGGGATCGGGAAATACTGCTAACGGCAGCAGTTGAACAAATTGGAAGTAGGGTAGGTGAGGTGTTTTCCAGGTCTTCAGTTTATGAAACCGCCGCCTGGGGGAAGGCTGATCAGCCTTCGTTCCTGAATATGGCGGTAGGTGTAAATACGACTTTATCCGCCTTGGAAGTGCTACAGGAAGTGTTGAGAATTGAAGAGGAGCTAGGAAGGATCCGAAAAGAGAAATGGGGTTCCCGCCTGATCGATATTGATGTCATCCTTTTTGCTGACGAGATTGTAGATTTTGGTGTGCAGCTTCAAGTCCCTCATCCTCAGATGCAATACAGAAGATTTGTTCTTGAACCTTTAACGGAGATTGCAGGACAAGTAATTCATCCCGTTTTGAAGAAGAGTGTATCAGAAATATTAGGTATATTAGATGATAATTTAACTGTAACAAAAATTTAA
- a CDS encoding histidine phosphatase family protein, with protein sequence MAKQLLLVRHGKSEWGNSHLSDFDRPLNSRGLRNAPEMATRILHKDLVPQLVVSSPALRALTTAKNFAEVWNKPLSQIQEETSIYEANVTALLKVVNKLSDKYERVALFGHNPGLTDFANYLSNANIYNIPTCGTVLMEFPFEKWEQLSHHTGNLLEFDYPKSADED encoded by the coding sequence ATGGCGAAGCAACTTCTCTTAGTACGGCACGGAAAATCTGAATGGGGCAATAGCCACCTTTCTGATTTCGACAGGCCATTAAATTCCAGGGGCTTAAGAAACGCTCCGGAAATGGCAACCCGGATTCTTCATAAAGATTTGGTCCCACAGCTGGTGGTCAGCAGTCCGGCTTTACGTGCCCTTACTACCGCTAAAAACTTTGCAGAGGTATGGAACAAGCCTTTGAGCCAGATCCAGGAAGAAACTTCTATCTACGAAGCCAATGTAACAGCCCTGTTAAAGGTCGTCAATAAGCTGAGTGATAAATACGAAAGGGTTGCTTTGTTTGGTCACAATCCAGGACTTACAGATTTCGCCAATTACCTGAGTAATGCGAATATCTATAACATCCCTACATGTGGTACAGTGCTTATGGAGTTTCCATTTGAGAAATGGGAACAACTAAGCCACCATACCGGAAATTTATTAGAATTTGATTATCCTAAAAGTGCAGATGAAGATTAA
- a CDS encoding DUF4254 domain-containing protein → MISKLCNKIFQDAINDYHLHNNIDQPIHNTYKISTIEHLLYLKCWIDTVQWHMEDVVRNPEINPVEGLHWKRRIDASNQERTDVVEYIDSYFLEEFKDIVPSATAKINSESPAWVIDRLSILALKVYHMGEESQRSDASEEHKQNCTVKLNILLNQQTDLSASLDDLMADIKSGAKYMKVYKQMKMYNDPSLNPVLYNPK, encoded by the coding sequence ATGATTAGTAAGCTTTGCAATAAAATATTTCAGGATGCGATTAATGATTATCACCTCCACAACAACATTGACCAACCGATCCACAATACCTATAAAATAAGCACCATTGAACACCTGCTTTATTTGAAATGCTGGATTGATACCGTACAATGGCATATGGAAGATGTGGTTCGTAATCCTGAAATAAACCCGGTAGAAGGCTTGCACTGGAAACGCCGCATCGATGCTTCCAATCAGGAACGCACGGATGTGGTGGAATATATTGACAGTTACTTTCTGGAAGAGTTTAAAGATATCGTCCCATCAGCTACGGCAAAGATCAATTCTGAAAGCCCGGCATGGGTAATCGACAGATTGTCCATTCTGGCCTTAAAGGTATACCATATGGGCGAAGAGAGTCAGCGCAGCGATGCTTCTGAAGAACATAAACAGAATTGTACGGTTAAACTTAACATTCTGTTAAACCAACAGACCGATCTTTCTGCTAGCTTAGATGACTTAATGGCTGACATTAAGAGTGGCGCAAAATACATGAAGGTTTACAAACAAATGAAAATGTATAATGACCCGAGTCTTAATCCGGTGCTTTATAACCCAAAATAA
- the sppA gene encoding signal peptide peptidase SppA, translated as MKEFFKYVFATVVGVVLSIGLLIVLFIVLVVGIVSSIGEDKSVVVDSNTVLYLNLDQSVTERTFNDPLSDLPIVGDEGQKSIGFTDIIKALKEAKTDDNIKCIYLNVTAPNAGFANMKEIREALLDFKTSKKKIIAYSEVYTQGAYYLASAADKVYLNPEGALEFKGLSSQLVFFKGALDKLGIEAQIIRVGTYKSAVEPFIADKMSDRNREQVTAYLNGLYTTFLGDISKSRNINKDSLFKIADQYKIQQPKDAEKYKMVDGLRYKDEILDELKSLSGTDKKSNLSTVSINDYAKNVVMSAKGNTNKTKIAVIYANGDIMGGEGNNDQIGSERISRAIRKARTDTNIKAIVLRVNSPGGSALASDVIWREVVLTKKVKPVIASFGNVAASGGYYIACGADSIFVQPNTITGSIGVFGMIPNFQKLMNKELGITFDGVKTGQYADIMSVNRPMTPGERLIVQNGVNRTYDAFISRVADGRKKSKTYIDSIAGGRVWVGTDAVKIGLADRTGSFQDAITAAAKKAKVKEYRIVEYPEMLDPIRSLLENSTDKIKTHYAKQELGANYLIYQQIKSAISKSGIQARMPFDITVQ; from the coding sequence ATGAAAGAATTTTTTAAGTATGTTTTTGCAACTGTCGTAGGCGTAGTATTGTCTATAGGCTTGCTTATCGTTCTCTTTATTGTTCTTGTTGTGGGTATCGTTTCTTCCATAGGTGAAGATAAAAGCGTGGTCGTAGACAGCAATACCGTACTATATCTGAATCTGGATCAGTCCGTAACGGAACGTACCTTCAATGATCCCCTATCCGATCTTCCGATTGTTGGAGATGAAGGACAAAAAAGCATCGGTTTTACCGATATCATCAAAGCCTTGAAAGAAGCTAAAACAGACGATAACATAAAATGTATTTACCTGAATGTGACCGCTCCGAATGCCGGATTTGCCAATATGAAGGAAATCAGAGAAGCCCTGCTCGACTTTAAAACCAGCAAAAAGAAAATCATTGCGTATAGCGAAGTGTATACCCAGGGAGCCTATTATCTGGCTTCAGCGGCTGATAAGGTCTATTTAAATCCTGAAGGAGCCCTGGAATTTAAAGGATTGAGCTCTCAACTGGTTTTCTTTAAAGGTGCCCTTGATAAATTAGGAATAGAAGCACAAATCATCAGAGTAGGTACTTATAAAAGTGCCGTTGAGCCTTTTATTGCTGATAAAATGAGTGATAGGAACCGGGAACAGGTAACTGCCTACCTGAATGGTTTATATACCACCTTCCTTGGCGACATTTCCAAAAGCAGAAACATCAACAAAGACAGTCTTTTCAAGATTGCAGATCAATATAAAATTCAGCAACCAAAGGATGCAGAAAAATATAAAATGGTGGACGGCTTAAGGTATAAAGACGAAATTCTTGATGAACTAAAATCACTGAGTGGAACAGATAAAAAAAGCAACCTTTCTACCGTATCCATTAATGATTACGCAAAAAATGTAGTCATGTCCGCTAAAGGAAACACCAATAAAACGAAGATTGCGGTTATCTATGCCAACGGTGACATTATGGGCGGAGAAGGCAATAACGATCAGATTGGCTCGGAAAGAATTTCCAGAGCAATCAGAAAAGCCAGAACAGATACGAACATTAAAGCCATTGTTTTAAGGGTCAACTCACCAGGCGGCAGCGCATTGGCATCAGACGTGATCTGGAGAGAAGTGGTGCTAACGAAAAAAGTAAAACCAGTGATTGCTTCATTTGGTAACGTGGCTGCTTCAGGAGGATATTACATTGCCTGTGGTGCCGACTCCATCTTTGTTCAACCGAATACAATTACAGGTTCAATCGGCGTTTTTGGTATGATTCCTAACTTCCAGAAGCTGATGAATAAAGAACTTGGAATTACTTTTGATGGGGTGAAAACCGGACAGTATGCAGACATCATGAGCGTCAACCGTCCGATGACTCCCGGAGAAAGACTGATCGTTCAGAATGGAGTAAACCGTACATACGATGCCTTTATCAGTCGCGTAGCTGATGGCCGTAAGAAAAGTAAAACCTATATCGACAGCATTGCAGGCGGACGGGTATGGGTTGGAACGGATGCGGTTAAAATCGGACTGGCAGACAGAACCGGTAGTTTCCAGGATGCCATCACAGCAGCAGCTAAAAAAGCAAAGGTCAAAGAATACAGAATCGTAGAGTATCCGGAAATGCTGGATCCGATCAGGTCCCTGCTTGAAAACTCTACAGACAAAATAAAAACCCATTACGCAAAACAGGAACTGGGTGCCAATTACCTGATTTATCAGCAAATAAAATCTGCGATTTCCAAATCAGGAATACAGGCAAGAATGCCTTTTGACATTACTGTACAGTAA
- a CDS encoding glycosyltransferase family 9 protein: protein MPKETTKILVIRFSAMGDVAMTAPILKEFNQHYPDTQLLFISREFFRPFFHGVENLTFLPFDPSKRHKGFFGIVRLFLELRKHKVTAVADLHQNLRSRILSLLFFFQGVKRVTINKGRKEKSLLTRKKDKVFAPLQQTVERYAEVFQKLGYPFLLSNTLKQVSPAPLNREIFPPKTEKWIGVSPFAQHLQKVYPLHKMESVVYALADLGHQLFILGGTPEEEEIADSWATKHKNVRSLVRKIKLEEELQFISNLDVMLSMDSSGMHLASLKNIPVVSVWGATHPYAGFLGYGQSMANAVQIDLYCRPCSVYGNVPCYRGDFACMNNLAESTVVNSVINKLNNGEATSLSTARKI from the coding sequence ATGCCTAAAGAAACTACTAAAATATTAGTAATCCGTTTCTCCGCAATGGGGGATGTAGCCATGACGGCCCCCATTTTAAAAGAGTTCAACCAACATTACCCTGATACCCAACTCCTTTTCATTAGCCGGGAATTTTTCCGGCCTTTCTTCCATGGTGTAGAGAACCTGACCTTCCTTCCTTTTGATCCTTCAAAAAGACATAAAGGCTTTTTCGGCATCGTCAGGCTTTTTCTGGAGCTAAGGAAACACAAAGTTACGGCAGTGGCCGATCTTCATCAAAATCTGAGAAGCCGGATATTGAGTTTACTGTTCTTCTTCCAGGGCGTAAAGCGGGTAACGATCAACAAGGGCAGAAAAGAAAAGTCCCTGCTGACCCGGAAAAAGGATAAGGTTTTTGCCCCTCTTCAGCAAACCGTAGAAAGGTATGCGGAGGTATTTCAAAAACTAGGCTATCCTTTTCTTCTTTCCAATACCTTAAAACAGGTTTCGCCAGCCCCGCTGAATCGGGAAATATTTCCCCCTAAAACAGAAAAATGGATTGGTGTAAGTCCTTTTGCCCAACACTTACAAAAAGTCTACCCCCTGCATAAAATGGAATCAGTGGTCTATGCGCTGGCCGACTTAGGACATCAGCTGTTCATTCTTGGCGGAACCCCGGAAGAGGAAGAAATCGCCGACAGCTGGGCCACAAAGCACAAGAACGTACGTTCCCTGGTCAGGAAGATTAAACTGGAGGAAGAATTGCAGTTTATTTCCAACCTGGATGTCATGCTGAGCATGGATTCTTCAGGAATGCACCTCGCTTCTTTAAAAAACATCCCTGTAGTTTCTGTATGGGGTGCTACCCATCCTTATGCCGGATTTTTAGGCTATGGACAATCTATGGCCAATGCGGTTCAGATTGATCTTTACTGCAGACCATGTTCAGTCTATGGAAATGTGCCTTGTTATAGAGGAGATTTTGCCTGTATGAACAATTTAGCCGAATCAACTGTTGTTAATAGTGTAATAAATAAACTCAATAATGGCGAAGCAACTTCTCTTAGTACGGCACGGAAAATCTGA
- the pssA gene encoding CDP-diacylglycerol--serine O-phosphatidyltransferase, with protein MIIKQIPNAITSANLFTGCIGIVFAFNQDLRSAALCILISLIIDFFDGFAARLLNVSGPMGKELDSLADMVSFGVLPSVILFHMAPKSFFGYTEFPILSYLAFFVAVFSAYRLAKFNLDTRQTDKFIGVPTPAISAVIASVPFIYESDTFYFDSSTLTVVLYLAFIPLVCYLLISELPLIALKFKSFGFAENKFRYILILSAVVLLLIFKFAGIPLILVLYILLSIIEQKTAKI; from the coding sequence ATGATAATTAAACAGATCCCCAATGCCATTACTTCCGCGAACCTTTTCACCGGATGTATTGGCATTGTTTTCGCTTTTAACCAGGATTTAAGGTCTGCCGCTTTGTGCATCCTTATTTCACTGATCATCGACTTTTTTGATGGTTTTGCTGCCCGTCTGCTGAATGTCAGCGGGCCTATGGGCAAAGAACTGGATTCCCTGGCAGATATGGTGAGCTTTGGTGTATTGCCTTCGGTCATCCTCTTTCATATGGCTCCGAAATCCTTTTTCGGCTATACAGAGTTCCCTATACTTTCCTACCTGGCATTTTTTGTAGCCGTATTTTCGGCTTACCGCCTGGCAAAATTCAACCTGGACACTCGGCAAACTGACAAATTCATAGGTGTTCCAACACCCGCAATTTCCGCAGTAATTGCTTCGGTACCATTTATTTACGAAAGTGACACTTTTTATTTCGACAGCTCGACGCTTACAGTAGTATTATACCTGGCATTTATTCCCCTGGTATGTTACCTGCTGATCAGCGAGCTTCCATTAATTGCACTAAAGTTTAAAAGCTTTGGTTTTGCAGAGAACAAATTCAGGTATATTCTAATCCTGTCAGCAGTTGTATTACTGCTGATCTTTAAATTTGCGGGTATTCCGCTGATTCTGGTGCTTTATATCCTGTTATCCATCATAGAACAAAAAACGGCTAAAATTTAA